Within the Halobaculum limi genome, the region CGCCAGCCTCGGGCACGCGGAGCGCGACCGTCGCGAGGTGACGCGCCCCGTAGGTGACGTACAGTTCCGCGATGAACACCCCGGTGAACAGGAGGTTCAGCGGGAGCGTGTACCAGTCGGGGGCGGTGCCGTTGGTGACACCCGTCGGCGGGATCAAGCCCGCGAATCCGAACAGGTAGTGGATGACAATGCCCGCGACGACGGAGGCGACGAACAGCACGACGAAGATGGTCGCGGCCATCCGCGTACCGTAGTACCGCCGGTACGCCGACACGAGCGGGGGGATGACCAGGTCGGCGTAGATGAACGCCAACACCCCGCCGAACGCGATACCATTGTTCCACAACACGAGCGCGAACGGGACGTTCCCGACCGAGCAGAGGAACGTGACGACGCCGACGAGCGTCGCGATCACGACGCTGGCGACGACCCACGTCGGCCCGCTCGATCCGACGACCGTGAATAGGTCTAGCCAAGCCGACTGCGGAACGAACGCCTCCAACGCACCCGCGATGAGGAAGCCCAGTGCAATGTCGTGCCAGAGCATATCCCACTCACGGATCGCGGTCCGGCCAGCTCGCTTCCACCCCTCGGCCGACACGAGCGGTCCCGCACCGGAGGCGTCATCCGTCGCCGCGGCGCCGATCCCGCCGGCGGTACTGGCACTGGCGTCCGGAAGTTCGTCGGTGTCGGCTTCCGCAGCGGCGACGAACGCGCGCTCACAGCCCCCACAACAGAAGTACTGCGGACGGCCATCGACCTCGGTGACGACTGTGTCAGGAGCGTCCGGGTCGGCGTCCATATTGCAGGCGGCACAGCGCGTGTCACCGAGTGCGAGTGCGTGTTCGCGGGCGGCGTCGATCCAGTCGTCGGGAACGTAGCGCCGGACGAGTCCGGCGACGACGACGACGGCGATCACCCCGCCGACGACGTCGGCGGCGACGAACTGCCACCCGAGCAGTATCCACAGCACCAGCCCCAACTCGATGACGAGGTCTGTGCTGGCGAACATAAACGCCAGCGATGCGGTGAACGACGCGCCCTTCTCGACGAAGACGCGGGCCGTCGAGGTCGCCGAGTACGAACAACTGGACGAGGCGGCGCCGAAGGCGGTGGCGAGCCCGATAGTCTCCCAGTCGTCGTCACCGAGGAGGCTCGTCATCGCATCCTCGGAGACGAACTCGCCGACGACACCGGTGAGCGTGAATCCGAGGACGAGCGCCCACCACGTCTCCCACGCCATCCCGAGGGCAACGCGGAGCGCCTCGACGAGTGCGACGAACAGCCCCACGGCTCAGAAGTAGCCGGGGACGCCGGTGAGGAGCACGCTTGCGGCTGTCCACAGCAGCATCGCGCCCACGGTCGCTGCAACCCGGTCGCCGTCGGTGGCGCGTTCGGCCGTGAACACGGCGGACAACAGCAGCATCCAGAACAGGTTCATCGTCCCGAACACGACCATCAGTGAGCACAGCGCCCACGTGCAGGTAAAACACGACTTGAAGTGGCGAAGGCCGTCGCGGACCGCGCCCGCGACGAGGCCGTCGCCGCAGGACGGCGTCATCGCACAGCAGGAGGCGACAGCGTCGCGCTTGTGGCGGGTGAACTGGTAGACGCCGGCGACGACCAGTGCCGCCGGAACGACGAACCGGCCGTACGTCGTTGCGAGCGTGTTGACGTCGACGAGCACCTCGACGACCAGGGGTATCACCCCCGTCGTGACCCACGCGAGACTGTAGGCGCCGAGGAAGCCGGTGCCGACGAACAGTTTCGTGACCGCCGATCCGTCGACCGACTCGACGTAGTCCACGCTCCGGCTGAATACAGCCGGGTACATCATCGCGGCCATCATCACTCCCCACATGAGGAGGTACTGAGCAGCACCGGAGAACCCGGCGGCGACCGCGGCGGCTTCTGGAGCACCGGGAGCGGTCATCCCGAGTCCCGCCGGCATCTCGGGAAACGGAAGAACACCGGCGAACAACGCCGTCCAGAGGACGATCGTCAGTTTGCCGAGTGTGAGCGCCGTCGGCGAGAGGCCATCGGCGGTGGTCGTGCGTTCGAGGAATCGGACGACCGGGTCGGGGAGGATCCGGGTCGCGACTGTGACTTTGTCTTGAATCATTCGTGGTTGAGTGTTGGACTGCGTTCGGTGTGCGAGCGGTGCGACTCGGCGTGAATCGACTGCGGGAGTGGTGTGCGAGCGATGCGACTGCGGGAGTCGTGTTCGAGACGTCGCGGCCGCGAGGAGGGCGACGGTGAGCGAGGACTTACGGGACGCCGAGGCGGTCGTGTCGGCGGTAGAGGTAGCCTGCGCAGGCGGCGAAGGCGGTCGCGACCAGCGTCGGGACGCCAGCGACGATGCTCGCGTTGACGCCAAAGAACGCCTTCGTGCCGTAGGCGACGGTCGCCGGGACGGCGACGCTGGCGCCGAGGTACACCCACCAGGCCGGTTCCCAGCGGGCGTTCGCTCGGTCCAGTGCGACGCTGTCGCGAACGAGCGCGTACAGCGCACCGAGGCTCGCGACGACGAGCAGGACCAGCACGATGACCGTGAGCGACCCGGTCAGCACCGACGGAAGGCTGTTCCCGACGACCGGGATGGAGACGACGCCCAGCACCGTGACGAGCAGGTAGACGGCGAGGGCTCGCCAGTAGCGGCCAGTCACGTCGACGACTCCGTCGGTTCGGCGGGTCGTCATCGCTCGATTACGGTGCCGGCGGCGCCGACGGCGACGTCGATTTCGCCGAGAGCGATCCCCCGGAGGGTCGCTTCGGTCGCCGTCGTGGATGGAGTCCACCCAGCAGCGGTGCGCTCGACGACAGTGCCGTTTGCGCCGGCGACTGCGAACCGCCCGTCGTGGAAGTCGACTGTCCGCAGGGCCACGTGGGCGGTGTTGAGCGGCGTCCAGTTCTGGCAAGCGCGGTCGTAGCGGAACACGGTGCCGCCGCCGCCGGCGACGATCAGTCGGTCGGCGTCGGCGTACACGTCGGAGAAGTTCACTTGGGCGTTGCGAATGCCGATGTCTTCCCAGCCCTCGGTGGTCTCGGCGAACACGTTTCCGCTGGTGTCGATCGCGACGAAGCCGTCGTCACTGGCGGTGATAGCGGGGATCGTCGACCCCGACCCGGGTTTGACGACGTCGCCCCACTGGGGGCAGCCCTGCTCGTCTGTCGTCGCCGCCATCACCTCGCCGGAGCCGTTGGCGATGCGGAGCGTCTCGCTCCCGGCGGCACCGGAGACGGCGATCCCCTCCCACGTACTCGTCTTCTCGCGAGGAGCCGAGTAGTCGGACTTGCGCCCGGTCCTCACGTCGTAGTAGCCCAACGCACCCGAGGAGCCGGCGAACCAGACGCGTTCACCGTCGTCAGTCGCGGCCGCACAGGTGAGCGCGTACCCTCGTGCCTGCGGGCCATCCGGCACAGCGAGGCTCCACTCGCCGTCGCTGCGGAGCAAGCCAACCCCGCCGGCCCCGACCGCGAACGGACCCGCCGCCGTCGATACCACCTCGTTGAGCGGCTTCTCCGTCGGCACGTCGGCGACGGTCCAAGCGGGTCCGTCGCTCGCGTCGGTCGTCGAGTCCGTGGTCGAGTCGTCGGTACTCACGTCGTCATCACCTCCGCCGGTCGTCGCGTCACGGAGTCGGTCGGCGAGGGCGTCGAGCATCGGTTCACGCGCCCCCCTCCGCGTCGGCGGTGCTCCCGAACAGACACTGCGCCTCCCAGCGGATATGGGCGTGTAGCCGGCGGGCTGTCTCCTCGGTGAGTTTGTAACCGTTCGTCCGCCCATCGATCGGTCGAACGTCGACGTAGCCGTCTTCGGCCAACTCCGAGAGGTTGCGGTAGAAGCGGCCGTGCTTCACCTCGTCTGTCGGACACTGCGCTTGGACGGCCTCGTGAATCTCCCGTCCCGAGGGACGCGGTTCGTCCAACTGCGAGAGGATGAACAGGAGATTTAGCTTGAACCCACCGAGTTCGGTGAGGGGGGCGGGATCGAAGCTGGTTGGTCTGCGGATGGTACTCGTCGGTCTGAAGTCGGTAGTTGGATACATCGGTGTGGCTTCGCTCTGAGAGATCGCTCGGCTGTAGAGTCGGTCGCGCGGTCGCGGACGGTTTCTGACGTGGTGCACGCGGCGGTCCCGAGTTCAGGGACCGAAGTTGGCCTGATGATCGCGGTACAGAACCGCGGCGACGAACAGGAACGGCAGGAGCGCCAACACAGTGACACCGAACGTCAACTGGAGTACCGGTGGGAACGACGTCGTCGAGACGAGGAAGGTGATGGCGCCCGCGGCACCCGCGAGGAACAGCCCGATGCTGGCGATCGCCGACAGGAAGCCGGCCTTCCGTGCGGCCCACGGGAGGTTGTCCGAGCGCCGGAGCATCTTCAGCAGGATCGTCACCGGCGGGATCGCCAGTGCCTGCAGTTGGAGCATCGTGAGCGCGACGTCGGTACTCACGACGGTGGCCCCCGCGAGCGCGACGACTTCAGTTCGGGTACGACCGCGGCGACGAGCGGCCGGGAAACGGTCATCCTGGTGGCGCAGGCGGAGAGTGCGATTCGACGACTGGTATCGTATGGTTTATGTCTCATTGTCGATGGTCGGCCCGGTGGGTCGACGGTTCGGTCCCGAGCGCGGAGCGTTCGCTTCGCACCCGGGAGTCATCCGCTGTTGCGTCGTCCCGGCCCGTGGCCACTCTTAGCCACTCAGAGAGATTATTTAATACTCAATGATTGTGGAATAAACTAGACTGTTCAGTCGAGATCGCTATCCTGTCTGGCGATCGGGTCGCCGTCGTCGCTGGCGGCCGTGTCAGCGATCCACTCGCGGGTTCGTGCCTCGCCGAGGTCCCACACGTCGCCAGAGACTCGTGGCCCAGCGAGTGCCGACCACGCCACGTTCACGAGCCAGGCGAGTTGCCCGGCGCCGAGCAGGTACGCGCCGACAGTGCTCACGCGCTGGGCGGTCGCGAACGTCGCCGGGTACGTCGCTGTGCGGCGTGGGAGTCCGTCGAGTCCGATGAGCAACAGTGGAAGAAACGTCACCAAGACCCCGGTCACTGAACACCAGAAGTGGAGGCGAGCGAGGAACGGGTCGTACAGCCGCCCCGTCAGTAATGGGAACCAGTAGTAGACGGCCGCGAACGCTCCGAAAACGGTCAACCCGACGAGCATGAGGTGGAAGTGCCCGACGACGTAGAACGTGTCGTGGAGCACGATGTCGATCGGGATGGATGCGAGGAACACGCCCGTGACGCCCCCGAGGACGAACGTCGCGACCGCGCCCAGACAGAACAGCATCGGTGCCGTGAGCCGAATGGAGCCGTTCCACAGCGTCGCGATCCAGTTGAACGTCTTCACCGCAGAGGGGACGCCGATGGCGAGGGTAACAGCCATGAACGACGCTTTGAGTCGTGGGTCCAGTCCCGTCGTGAACATGTGGTGTGCCCAGACGCCGAACGAGAGCGTCCCGACCGCGAGCGTCGAGTAGACGACCGAGTTGCGGCCGAACAACTCTCGCCCCGCGAACTTCGGCAACACGTGACTGATCACGCCCATCGCGGGCAGTGCGAGCACGTACACTTCCGGGTGGCCCCAGAACCAGAACAGGTGTTGCCACAGCATCGGCCCGCCGCCGTCGACCGCGAAGTACGTCGTGCCGACGTTGCGGTCGAGCAGCAACATGAGCAGCGCCGACCCGAGGATCGGGAACGCAAACATCGCCAACCCCGCGGCGACGAGCATCGACCACGTGAACAGGTCGAGGCGGTCCCACGTGACCGCTGGCGCCCGCTCGGTGATCACGGTGACGACGACGTTGATCGACGCGAGGATCGTCCCGACGCCGGAGAGGTGCAGCCCCAAAAGCGTGAGGTCGACTGCCGGGTTTGTCGACTGCGTCGACAGCGGCGGGTACAGCGTCCAGCCGAGCGCGACAGGGGCCAGCGACTCGACGCCAGGGAGCGCGAGTGCTACGGTGCCGGCGCGAACGAGTAGGATCGACGGGGGGAGTAGCCACA harbors:
- a CDS encoding permease, with protein sequence MGLFVALVEALRVALGMAWETWWALVLGFTLTGVVGEFVSEDAMTSLLGDDDWETIGLATAFGAASSSCSYSATSTARVFVEKGASFTASLAFMFASTDLVIELGLVLWILLGWQFVAADVVGGVIAVVVVAGLVRRYVPDDWIDAAREHALALGDTRCAACNMDADPDAPDTVVTEVDGRPQYFCCGGCERAFVAAAEADTDELPDASASTAGGIGAAATDDASGAGPLVSAEGWKRAGRTAIREWDMLWHDIALGFLIAGALEAFVPQSAWLDLFTVVGSSGPTWVVASVVIATLVGVVTFLCSVGNVPFALVLWNNGIAFGGVLAFIYADLVIPPLVSAYRRYYGTRMAATIFVVLFVASVVAGIVIHYLFGFAGLIPPTGVTNGTAPDWYTLPLNLLFTGVFIAELYVTYGARHLATVALRVPEAGVTALTLTAMAAGFLAGGGRTLSDGAAAASALLDVVATRLRGCRDDLETWTDATRARVRAWD
- a CDS encoding DUF2182 domain-containing protein — encoded protein: MIQDKVTVATRILPDPVVRFLERTTTADGLSPTALTLGKLTIVLWTALFAGVLPFPEMPAGLGMTAPGAPEAAAVAAGFSGAAQYLLMWGVMMAAMMYPAVFSRSVDYVESVDGSAVTKLFVGTGFLGAYSLAWVTTGVIPLVVEVLVDVNTLATTYGRFVVPAALVVAGVYQFTRHKRDAVASCCAMTPSCGDGLVAGAVRDGLRHFKSCFTCTWALCSLMVVFGTMNLFWMLLLSAVFTAERATDGDRVAATVGAMLLWTAASVLLTGVPGYF
- a CDS encoding helix-turn-helix transcriptional regulator, which gives rise to MYPTTDFRPTSTIRRPTSFDPAPLTELGGFKLNLLFILSQLDEPRPSGREIHEAVQAQCPTDEVKHGRFYRNLSELAEDGYVDVRPIDGRTNGYKLTEETARRLHAHIRWEAQCLFGSTADAEGGA
- a CDS encoding cytochrome c oxidase subunit I, which produces MSPRPHGSPRRLVPTGLVGWLTTVDHRRVGILYLVFASVAGLWGAVDAMVIRTALLTPQATLVEAATYDELFTTHGLTMVFLFATPGFFGLANVVVPPLIGADEMAFPRANATAVWLLPPSILLVRAGTVALALPGVESLAPVALGWTLYPPLSTQSTNPAVDLTLLGLHLSGVGTILASINVVVTVITERAPAVTWDRLDLFTWSMLVAAGLAMFAFPILGSALLMLLLDRNVGTTYFAVDGGGPMLWQHLFWFWGHPEVYVLALPAMGVISHVLPKFAGRELFGRNSVVYSTLAVGTLSFGVWAHHMFTTGLDPRLKASFMAVTLAIGVPSAVKTFNWIATLWNGSIRLTAPMLFCLGAVATFVLGGVTGVFLASIPIDIVLHDTFYVVGHFHLMLVGLTVFGAFAAVYYWFPLLTGRLYDPFLARLHFWCSVTGVLVTFLPLLLIGLDGLPRRTATYPATFATAQRVSTVGAYLLGAGQLAWLVNVAWSALAGPRVSGDVWDLGEARTREWIADTAASDDGDPIARQDSDLD